Genomic segment of Arachis stenosperma cultivar V10309 chromosome 4, arast.V10309.gnm1.PFL2, whole genome shotgun sequence:
ATGGCTTATTAGATATGCAAATAtaacaaaacaacaacaacattcACACAACACTTTatcgagagagagagagagagagatacaATTGATGAAGACAATCATTCAATTCTTTAGCTTGCTTCCGACACTGCCAAACGACAGAGATGGTTTTGCCAGAGGCGCATTGAGCATATTTGGAAGTGTATTGATCACACTCTTTCAGGGCCTTCTGTTTCATTTTGCTGCGCAAAGCtgcacaaaaacaaaaagaaattcaTGAGTACAAAAAGCGTACAACTGCAAATTGATTATGAAAAAATTAGGGCTTGGAAAAAATATGCAGTCGACCTTCTTCCACTTTCTTCTTGACATGATTCTCTCGCGCCTCTTGTACGTACCCCATTCAgattcctcctcttcttcttcttcttcgtcaaATCGCAGTAGCAATCCCTCAAACTCGAAGAAGAAAACGACCGAGCACCTAGCTAGCTGCATAGCTTTCTCCAGCTCCCATACGGGGTGGCCCAAATAATTTGTTTGAGGCCCAATATGGCCCAAAATAAAAAGCCCAAACTGTGAAGAGCCCAACAACTACCTACCCTGTGCTGGCTTGCTTTTTGGTAGAGTGGTAGGTACGTAGCTTCAGTACATTGAAGTCACACGTGCTTCTATATAGGTTTGTAATGATCGAAGAAGAAACTGAAAGAAAGGGATCATGTCGGAAGAAGCTGTAGTAATGGAGAACAAGCAGGTTATATTCAAAGGCTACATAGATGGAGTTCCTCACGAAACCGACATGGAATTGAAGGTCTCCAAAATAGACCTCAGTAAGGTTCAGGGATCAGGATCAGGATCAGGATCCATCCTCGTCAAGAATCTTTATCTCTCTTGCGACCCTTACATGCGCGGTCGCATGCGTGATTTCCGTGAATCTTATATTCCCCCCTTTGTTCCTGGCCAGGTGAATCAGCAAGAGCAAACtatatatatgatttgatttttctttttcttatctggTTCAGTGAGTATAGTATGAGTAGGAGCATACGACACGTGTAGGCAACAAAAAATAATAGGAATTATTTACAGGATTATTGTTGTTACTAACAAGAATAGCATGTGTATTTTGATGATGAAGGCGCTTGAAGGATTCGGGGTATGTAAAGTTATACACTCTGATAATC
This window contains:
- the LOC130973018 gene encoding uncharacterized protein LOC130973018, which gives rise to MGYVQEARENHVKKKVEEALRSKMKQKALKECDQYTSKYAQCASGKTISVVWQCRKQAKELNDCLHQFTNDTVLEEMKKDYMLQHGVEGTARV